The Pseudomonas multiresinivorans DNA window TTCCTCGCCCTCGGCCATCCATGACGGTCCCCTGGCGGCGACCGTACATCCGGTAACAAGAATCCGCCCGTGAGCGCGCGCGGACTTCTCATCCGAACAATCCGGGCCATTGATGGCCAATCAGCAGCAAGCCTAGACGGCTTTGCAGAGCGCTGCGTGACAGGCATCGAGGAACCTGGGTCATGCAGAAAATCAAGGGTCTTACGACCTGGAACCAAGGTTTCAGATGCCTTTTCCTATGCCGATTGTGCATGGGGTAGGCGTTTCCGGCATTAGACGGGAAAGGGGTGGGTCGGAATCATGCGCCCCTTTTTTCGCTGGCCGTCGGCATCCCGATGGTTCGGCGACCCCGACTTCCACAAGAATCAAGGGTGACTCACTATGGGCAAAGCCAAGCTCAGCCTCGCCTGGCAGATCCTCATCGGCCTGGTACTCGGAATTGCACTGGGCGCCGCGCTCAACCATTTCAGCGCGGAAAAGGCCTGGTGGATCAGCAACATCCTCCAGCCGGCGGGCGATATCTTCATCCGCCTGATCAAGATGATCGTCGTTCCGATCGTCATCTCCTCGCTCATCGTCGGCATCGCCGGCATGGGTGATGCGAAGAAACTCGGCCGCATCGGCCTGAAGACCATCATCTACTTCGAGATCATCACCACGGTCGCCATCGTGGTCGGCCTGCTGCTGGCGAACATCTTCCAGCCCGGCGCCGGCATCGACATGAGCACCCTGGGTACTGTGGATATCTCCCAGTACGCGCAGACCGCCAAGGAAGTCGAGCACCCCCACGCGTTCATCGAGACCATCCTCAACCTGATCCCGTCGAACATCTTCGCGGCCATGGCCCGCGGCGAGATGCTGCCGATCATCTTCTTCTCGGTGATGTTCGGCCTGGGCCTGTCTTCGCTGCCGGCGCCGACCCGCGAGCCCCTGGTGAAGATGTTCCAGGGCGTGGCCGAGGCCATGTTCCGCGTCACCCACATGATCATGCGCTACGCCCCCATCGGCGTGTTCGCGCTGATCGCCGTGACGGTGGCCAACTTCGGCTTCGCCTCGCTGCTGCCGCTGGCCAAGCTGGTGGTGCTGGTGTACTTCGCCATCGCCTTCTTCGCCTTCATGGTGCTGGGCCTGGCCGCACGCCTGTTCGGCTTCTCCATCATCAAGCTGATGCGCATCTTCAAGGATGAACTGGTCCTGGCCTACTCCACCGCCAGCTCCGAGACCGTGCTGCCGCGCATCATCGAGAAGATGGAAGCCTACGGCGCGCCGAAAGCGGTCAGCAGCTTCGTGGTGCCCACCGGCTACTCGTTCAACCTCGATGGCTCGACCCTGTACCAGAGCATCGCGGCGATCTTCATCGCCCAGCTCTACGGCATCGACCTGTCCATCGGCCAGCAGTTGATGCTGGTGCTGACCCTGATGGTCACCTCAAAGGGCATCGCCGGCGTGCCGGGCGTTTCCTTTGTGGTGCTGCTGGCGACCCTGGGCAGCGTGGGCATTCCGCTGGAAGGTCTGGCCTTCATCGCCGGCGTCGACCGCATCATGGACATGGCGCGCACCGCGCTGAACGTGATCGGCAACGCCCTGGCCGTGCTGGTCATCTCCAAGTGGGAAGGCGTGTACGACGCGCAGAAAGGCGCCCGTTACTGGCAGGCCATGCAGAACGGTCGCGTTGAAGCCTTCCTCGAAGGCGAGAGCGCGGACGGCAAGGAAAGCCCCGCCGCTCACTGACCCGCAAGGGTTATCCACAAGGCCCCGGCAGCGTCCGGGGCCTTGTCGTTTCTGGCGTCGGTGGGGTCCGTGCCGCTATCATCCGGGCCATTCCAAGGGGGACGATCCATGCTCAACGGCCTGTGGCTGAGCTTTTTCATTGTGGCGGCTGTCACCGCGCTTTCCCGCTGGCTGCTGGGCGGCGAAGCCACCGTCTTCGCCGCCATGGTGGAAAGCCTGTTCGCCATGGCCAAGTTGTCGGTGGAAGTCATGGTGCTGCTGTTCGGCACCCTGACCCTGTGGCTGGGCTTCCTGCGCATCGCCGAAAAGGCCGGGCTGGTGGAAAAGCTCGCGGTCGTCCTTGGCCCCCTGTTCCGCCGCCTGATGCCGGAAGTGCCTGCCGGTCACCCGGCCATCGGCCTGATCACCCTGAACTTCGCCGCCAACGGCCTGGGCCTGGACAACGCCGCCACGCCGATCGGCCTGAAGGCCATGAAGGCGCTGCAGGAACTCAACCCCAGCAGCACCACTGCGAGTAATGCGCAGATCCTCTTCCTGGTGCTCAACGCTTCCTCCCTGACGTTGCTGCCGGTGACCATCTTCATGTACCGCGCCCAGCAGGGCGCGGTGGATCCGACCCTGGTGTTCCTGCCGATCCTCCTGGCGACCAGCGCCTCCACGCTGGTTGGTCTGCTCAGCGTCGCCGTGATGCAGCGCCTGCGTCTGTGGGATCCGGTCGTGCTGGCCTACCTGATTCCCGGTGCGCTGGCGCTGGGTGCCTTCATGGCCTTGCTCGCCGGGCTGTCCGCCACAACGCTGGCGCAACTGTCCTCGCTGCTGGGCAACCTGACGCTGTTCGGCATCATCATGTTGTTCCTCGTCGTCGGCTGGCTGAAGAAGGTGCCGGTGTACGAAACCTTCGTCGAAGGCGCGAAGGAAGGCTTCGATGTCGCCAAGAGCCTGCTGCCGTACCTGGTGGCGATGCTCTGCGCCGTTGGCGTGTTGCGCGCCTCAGGTGCGCTGGAGATGGCACTGGACGGCATTCGCTGGGTGGTCGAAGGCGTGGGCTGGGACACCCGCTTCGTCGATGCGCTGCCTACCGCGCTGGTCAAGCCGTTCTCCGGCAGCGCCGCGCGGGCGATGCTGCTGGAGACCATGCAATCCCACGGCGTGGACAGCTTCCCGGCCCTGGTAGCCGCCACCGTGCAGGGCAGCACCGAGACCACCTTCTATGTGCTGGCCGTGTACTTCGGTGCCGTTGGCATTCAGCGTGCGCGCCATGCCGTGGGTTGCGCGCTGCTGGCAGACCTCGCCGGCGTGCTGGCGTCCATCAGCGTCTGCTACTGGTTCTTCGCCTGAAGCTGGCGGGTCGCCCCGCGCTTCGTCTGCTCCTGAAACAGCAGCCATTCGCGCTGGATCACCTGGTAGGGGACGAAGACACTGAGCCGCTCCATTCCGGCCAGTTCCGGTCGGTTCGCCGGCGGCGTCCAGCCGGCACGGAAGCCGATGTTGATCCCGAGCACGCTGCCATCTCCGGCCAGCAGCGGGCCGCCGGACATGCCCTTGGCCATCGCGGCATCGTGCACGCCGTAGCGCTCGGTACTTCGCGAACCGGAGTTGACGAATGGAACCGGCCAGACCCGACCCTGGGAGCTCACAGGGATCATCAGCGTGCTGCTGCCGATGGCGGTCACCCTTTCACCCGGGCGGAAATCCCGCCAGTGCGGAACTTCACCCACTGCCTTGTGGGCGATGAACAGCAGGTCGCAACCTGTGCTGCAGCGGTACGCCTGATTCATCAGATAAGGGGTGTGGGCCGCGGTTACCGCGTAGTCGGCGTTCCACTGCACCGCGGAAGCAACCAGCAGGCCGGGCAGTGGCGGGCCTGACAGGACCTGGAAGTAGCGCTCGGTCAGGCGACTGTCGGTTTCCGGCGATACCCAGCCATTGCATCCTGTCAATGTCAGGATAAGTAGGAAACTCCATTTCATATCACTAGCCTTTTCCGTTTAATTTGTGGGAAAAGTTAATGATTATTGAAGGAAAGTTCCTATATAAAATTAGGATTTATTACTCAGTAAAATAGCTTGTTAATAATCTTATATGGCGAAAGTTTCCTAGGAAGTTTCTGAAGGAAGTTGATGGGAAGTTTCAGGTAGCAACTTGGGCGTCGAAGAAACCCGGATAGTTGATTTTCCTTATCAAGACCATGATGGTTTTTGCCGACGAACAGCATCGAAGCTTTCGCGAAGCTTTCAAACCCATGTAATTCACACCTTTCAGCCATTTTTCGATTGTCTGATGTCGGTCATTACACATAGGGTTACAAATACGTCGACCCTCCACTGCCCCGATCCACCCGGATGGCGACTGTCGATTTCCTTCGTGGAAATTCCCGTGTGTCAGCCTGAGTGATGTCCCCATGGCCTCGAACAATTCCAAAGCCAAAGCCGTCTTCCGCGTGGTGAGTGGCAACTTCCTCGAGATGTACGACTTCATGGTGTATGGCTTCTATGCCACCGCCATTGCCAAGACCTTCTTCCCCGGCGACGACCCCTTCGCCTCCCTGATGCTGTCGCTGGCGACCTTCGGCGCCGGCTTCCTGATGCGTCCGCTCGGCGCCATCTTCCTTGGCGCGTACATCGACCGTCACGGCCGTCGCCAGGGCCTGATCATCACCCTGGGCCTGATGGCCATGGGCACCCTGCTGATCGCCTTCGTTCCGGGCTACGCCACCCTGGGTGTCGCGGCACCCTTGCTGGTGCTGTTCGGCCGGTTGCTGCAGGGCTTCTCCGCCGGCGTGGAGCTGGGCGGCGTGTCGGTCTACCTCGCGGAAATCGCCACCCCGGGCAAGCGCGGCTTCTTCGTCAGTTGGCAATCGGCCAGCCAACAGGTCGCCGTGGTGTTTGCCGGCCTGCTGGGCGTGATCCTCAACCACTGGCTGAGCCCGCAGGACATGGGCGAGTGGGGCTGGCGCGTGCCCTTCTTCATCGGCTGCCTGATCGTCCCGGCGCTGTTCATCATCCGTCGCTCGCTGGAGGAAACCCCGGAGTTCCAGCAGCGCAAGCATCGCCCGACCCTGGGCCAGGTGCTGCGCTCCATCGGCCAGAACTTCGGCCTGGTGCTGGCCGGCACCGCCATGGTGGTGATGACCACGGTGTCCTTCTACCTGATCACCGCGTACACCCCGACCTTCGGCAGGAACGAGCTGCACCTGTCGGACTTCGACAGCCTGCTGGTGACCATGTGCGTGGGCCTGTCCAACTTCATCTGGCTGCCGGTGATGGGGGCGGTGTCCGATCGCATCGGTCGCAAGCCGCTGCTGCTGGCCGCCACTGTGCTGGCGCTGGTGACCGCCTACCCGATGTTGTCCTGGCTGGTGGCCGAGCCCAGCTTCGCTCGCCTGCTGGAGGTGGAGCTGTGGCTGTCCTTCCTCTATGGCAGCTACAACGGTGCGATGGTCGTCGCACTCACCGAGATCATGCCGGCGGACGTGCGCACCACCGGCTTCTCCCTGGCCTACAGCCTGGCGACCGCGACCTTCGGCGGCTTCACCCCGGCGGTCTGCACCTGGCTTATCCACACCCTCGACAACAAGGCTGCTCCGGGAATCTGGCTCAGTGGCGCGGCGGCCCTGGGCCTGCTCGCCACCCTGGTGCTGTTCCGCAAGGGCGCCCGTGCGCGGGAAGGGGCGCTGGCCGCTGGGGCCTGAGACGCTCTGCGACGTTCTGCCCCAGCGCGGTTTCGGGCGGCATTGACTCAGGTCAGGCTTGCCCGGACCGCGCAGGAGAAGGATAGGGTCAACCCAATCCCTCTTCTCCAGCGGAGAACGCGTCATGATCACCCACCCCACCGCCGAGCTCGCAGCCCTCGGGGCTGTTGGCGCCGATCATTGGATAGAAACCCTCGAAGACGGCAGCCATGTGCTGATCCGCCCGTTGCGCGCGGAAGATCGCGAGCGCGAGCGCCTGTTCCTCGAGCGCCTGTCCCCCATGACCCGCAAATTCCGCTTCCACGGCGAAGTGAAGATCGACGACAGACTGCTCGATCGCCTGATGGACGTGGACTACCAGACCACCATGGCTTTCATCGCCCTGACCCATGTGGACGGTGAACTGCGCGAAGTCGGCATCAGCCGTTACGCGGCTGTGGATAACCAGCAGTGCGAATGCGCGGTGACCATCGCCGACGAGTTCAAGCAACTGGGTCTTGGCCTTGCACTGATGCGCCACCTGATCGACGTGGCCAAGCGCAATGGCTTCCACCAGATGTACTCGATCGACTCGTCCATGGACCGCGACATGCGTGACATGGCCCGCGAGCTGGGCTTCCGCGCTCAGGTCGACCCGGACGATTCCTGCCAGGTCATCCGCCGCCTCGCCCTCTGAGGCTCATCCGGCCCGGCGGGCAATCAGCCCCGCCGGCGCCAGAGCGCCAGCCCGACCAGGACCGCCAACAGCAGCGCGCCCAGCGCTGAAAGTGGATAGACCATATCGTCGTCCAGCAGCGGTTTCTCGATACGCAGATAACCCTCGTCCTTGAACAGCTGCTGCGCCACGTCGTTGGCTTGCTTGAGGCTGACCCTTGCCAGGCGCTTGTCCTCGTCGGGGAACTTGCCGTCGTCGAAATCCGCCAGGGCACCCCAGTAGTAATCCGCCAGCGTCGAGTTGCCCGGTGTGCTCCAGGCCAGTTGCGCGCGCGCCACGCGCTGGATGCGGGCAAAGCGCTGCGGGTCGAGGCCGTCATGGCGGATCTTGTCCACCAGGTCCTTCAGGGCCTGCTGGGTCACCTTCTCCTGGTCGCGCTCGACATCGGCGTTCAGGCTCATGAAGCCCTGGTTGGCCCAGGCGGTGCGTTCGCTCCAGGGGCCATAGGAGAGCTCCCGGCGTACACGCAGCTCGGTGTAGAGCGCATCGTTGAGGTAGGCCTGCAGCAGGTCCAGCGTGGCGCCGTCGGCTTCCGCCGGCTCGGGGAATATCCAGTGCAGTACGGCGCTTTCGCCGAACAGCCCGGTGGTCAGGCTGCGCTGGCGCTCGGCCCCCTTCTTCATCTGCGGCAGGTCGCGGCGCTCCGGGGTGTCGTGATCGACCAGGGCGCCGTAGGTGCGGCCCAGGTAGACCGGCAGGCGCGGGTCGAGGTCGCCGACGATGATCAGGGTCATGTTGCTGGGGACGTACCAGTCCTTGCGCAGCTGCTCCAGCTGGGCCTGGGTCAGGTTATCCACAGGCGCGCGCTCGTCGCACGACAGCCCCAGTTCCACGGCCAGCTGTTCCTGGCCGGCGCGGCTGACGTTCTGGTGGTCCAGCCAGCGCTGCAGATGCGAATAATGGCCGCCGTCCTCGCGCACCAGCACCTGTTTGGCGGAGTCGATCCTGCGCTGGTCGAGCTGGGTGCGGGTGATGATTTCCAGCAGCAGGTCCAGCACCTGGCGCTGGGTGGCGGCGGGGGATTCGACGACGAAAGCGGTGTCGCCCTCGCTGGTGTAGGCGTTCCACTGGCCGCCCAGGGCCTGCATGCGCGCTTCCAGGTCGGCCTCGTCGCCGCCATCCAGGCCACTGAAGAACAGGTGCTCCATCAGGTGCGGTAGCTGCCGGTCGCGGCAACTGAAATCACTGAAGCCGACGCCGACGATCAGGCGGATCGACACGTGGCCCTTCTCGCGGGTGGGCTTGAACAGCACGCCCATGCCGTTCTCCAGCTGATAGGCCTCGACCGTCTGTCGCTGGTCGGCAAGGGACCAAGTGTTGAGCAGCAGGGACAGCAGGGGGACGAACAACCAACGCATGAGCGGTGAGCCTGGACGCAAAGCCGTGAGGATAGCGGATTGACCGGCTCGAACCCACCGCGTTCAACCTTTGTCGGGTGGCATCTTTGGTCATGGGGCTGGCTTGTGCGGTCACTGTCGGTGCTGGCGCAGTGGAACTACGCTGCAAGCACGCACCCCTTCAATAGCCCAAAGTTCGCCGCGTACCCGAGCGATCTGGAGGTTTCATGCGCGTATTGATCACCGGCGCCGCTGGCTTTCTGGGGCAGAGCCTGCTCAATGAGCTGGCCGTGCAGCACCTGGATTGGACGCTGATCGCCGGAGACGTCAGGCGCATCAATACCCAGGGCCTGCGCCCCAACATCGAGCCGGTTGCACTGGACCTGGGGGTGGCTGCGCAGGTGAATGCCTGCATAGAACAATGGCGGCCGGACGCCATCGTCCATCTCGCCGCCGTGGTCAACCCGCCGCGGGAAATGACCTCGCAGAAGCTGCATGCCATCGAAGTCGGCGGTACTCGCGCGCTGATCGAGGCGGCGCGGCAGAACGGCGTGCAGCAGCTGA harbors:
- the gltP gene encoding glutamate/aspartate:proton symporter GltP is translated as MGKAKLSLAWQILIGLVLGIALGAALNHFSAEKAWWISNILQPAGDIFIRLIKMIVVPIVISSLIVGIAGMGDAKKLGRIGLKTIIYFEIITTVAIVVGLLLANIFQPGAGIDMSTLGTVDISQYAQTAKEVEHPHAFIETILNLIPSNIFAAMARGEMLPIIFFSVMFGLGLSSLPAPTREPLVKMFQGVAEAMFRVTHMIMRYAPIGVFALIAVTVANFGFASLLPLAKLVVLVYFAIAFFAFMVLGLAARLFGFSIIKLMRIFKDELVLAYSTASSETVLPRIIEKMEAYGAPKAVSSFVVPTGYSFNLDGSTLYQSIAAIFIAQLYGIDLSIGQQLMLVLTLMVTSKGIAGVPGVSFVVLLATLGSVGIPLEGLAFIAGVDRIMDMARTALNVIGNALAVLVISKWEGVYDAQKGARYWQAMQNGRVEAFLEGESADGKESPAAH
- a CDS encoding nucleoside recognition domain-containing protein, with product MLNGLWLSFFIVAAVTALSRWLLGGEATVFAAMVESLFAMAKLSVEVMVLLFGTLTLWLGFLRIAEKAGLVEKLAVVLGPLFRRLMPEVPAGHPAIGLITLNFAANGLGLDNAATPIGLKAMKALQELNPSSTTASNAQILFLVLNASSLTLLPVTIFMYRAQQGAVDPTLVFLPILLATSASTLVGLLSVAVMQRLRLWDPVVLAYLIPGALALGAFMALLAGLSATTLAQLSSLLGNLTLFGIIMLFLVVGWLKKVPVYETFVEGAKEGFDVAKSLLPYLVAMLCAVGVLRASGALEMALDGIRWVVEGVGWDTRFVDALPTALVKPFSGSAARAMLLETMQSHGVDSFPALVAATVQGSTETTFYVLAVYFGAVGIQRARHAVGCALLADLAGVLASISVCYWFFA
- a CDS encoding S1C family serine protease, coding for MKWSFLLILTLTGCNGWVSPETDSRLTERYFQVLSGPPLPGLLVASAVQWNADYAVTAAHTPYLMNQAYRCSTGCDLLFIAHKAVGEVPHWRDFRPGERVTAIGSSTLMIPVSSQGRVWPVPFVNSGSRSTERYGVHDAAMAKGMSGGPLLAGDGSVLGINIGFRAGWTPPANRPELAGMERLSVFVPYQVIQREWLLFQEQTKRGATRQLQAKNQ
- a CDS encoding MFS transporter, with amino-acid sequence MASNNSKAKAVFRVVSGNFLEMYDFMVYGFYATAIAKTFFPGDDPFASLMLSLATFGAGFLMRPLGAIFLGAYIDRHGRRQGLIITLGLMAMGTLLIAFVPGYATLGVAAPLLVLFGRLLQGFSAGVELGGVSVYLAEIATPGKRGFFVSWQSASQQVAVVFAGLLGVILNHWLSPQDMGEWGWRVPFFIGCLIVPALFIIRRSLEETPEFQQRKHRPTLGQVLRSIGQNFGLVLAGTAMVVMTTVSFYLITAYTPTFGRNELHLSDFDSLLVTMCVGLSNFIWLPVMGAVSDRIGRKPLLLAATVLALVTAYPMLSWLVAEPSFARLLEVELWLSFLYGSYNGAMVVALTEIMPADVRTTGFSLAYSLATATFGGFTPAVCTWLIHTLDNKAAPGIWLSGAAALGLLATLVLFRKGARAREGALAAGA
- a CDS encoding GNAT family N-acetyltransferase, yielding MITHPTAELAALGAVGADHWIETLEDGSHVLIRPLRAEDRERERLFLERLSPMTRKFRFHGEVKIDDRLLDRLMDVDYQTTMAFIALTHVDGELREVGISRYAAVDNQQCECAVTIADEFKQLGLGLALMRHLIDVAKRNGFHQMYSIDSSMDRDMRDMARELGFRAQVDPDDSCQVIRRLAL
- a CDS encoding M16 family metallopeptidase, producing MRWLFVPLLSLLLNTWSLADQRQTVEAYQLENGMGVLFKPTREKGHVSIRLIVGVGFSDFSCRDRQLPHLMEHLFFSGLDGGDEADLEARMQALGGQWNAYTSEGDTAFVVESPAATQRQVLDLLLEIITRTQLDQRRIDSAKQVLVREDGGHYSHLQRWLDHQNVSRAGQEQLAVELGLSCDERAPVDNLTQAQLEQLRKDWYVPSNMTLIIVGDLDPRLPVYLGRTYGALVDHDTPERRDLPQMKKGAERQRSLTTGLFGESAVLHWIFPEPAEADGATLDLLQAYLNDALYTELRVRRELSYGPWSERTAWANQGFMSLNADVERDQEKVTQQALKDLVDKIRHDGLDPQRFARIQRVARAQLAWSTPGNSTLADYYWGALADFDDGKFPDEDKRLARVSLKQANDVAQQLFKDEGYLRIEKPLLDDDMVYPLSALGALLLAVLVGLALWRRRG